In a single window of the Acinetobacter tibetensis genome:
- a CDS encoding acetolactate synthase 3 large subunit: MELLSGGEMLVRALADEGVEHVFGYPGGAVLHIYDALFQQDKINHYLVRHEQAAGHMADAYSRVTGKTGVVLVTSGPGATNTVTPIATAYMDSIPMVILSGQVASHLIGEDAFQETDMVGISRPIVKHSFQVRHASEIPAIIKKAFYIAASGRPGPVVVDIPKDATNPAEKFAYEYPEKVKMRSYQPPHRGHSGQIRKAIDELINAKRPVIYTGGGVVQGNASALLTELAHLLGYPVTNTLMGLGAFPGNDEQFIGMLGMHGTYEANMTMHNADVILCVGARFDDRVTNNPAKFCPNAKVIHIDIDPATISKTIIAHIPIVGAVEPVLQEMLAQLKQMNVSKPNPEVIAAWWSQINEWRKVHGLNYDKPTDGSMKPQQVVEALDKITNSQAIITSDVGQHQMFGALYYKYTRPRQWINSGGLGTMGVGLPYAMAAKLAFPDQQVVCITGEASIQMCIQELSTCKQYGLNVKILCLNNRALGMVKQWQDMNYEGRHSSSYVESLPDFSKLMEAYGHVGIQIDHADELESKLAEAMAINDKCVFINVMVDRTEHVYPMLIAGQSMKDMWLGKGERTS, from the coding sequence TTGGAACTTTTATCTGGTGGTGAAATGCTTGTTCGCGCATTAGCGGACGAAGGCGTTGAACATGTTTTTGGATACCCAGGCGGCGCAGTTTTACACATTTACGATGCGCTTTTTCAACAAGACAAAATTAATCATTATCTCGTACGCCATGAGCAAGCTGCTGGTCATATGGCAGATGCCTATTCGCGCGTTACAGGTAAAACGGGTGTAGTACTGGTCACTTCAGGCCCAGGCGCAACCAATACCGTTACTCCAATTGCAACCGCTTATATGGACTCAATCCCAATGGTGATTTTGTCTGGTCAGGTGGCTTCGCATTTAATTGGGGAAGATGCATTCCAAGAAACAGACATGGTCGGTATTTCACGTCCAATCGTGAAACACAGTTTCCAAGTGCGTCATGCGAGTGAAATTCCAGCAATTATCAAAAAAGCATTCTATATCGCAGCTTCTGGTCGTCCAGGCCCAGTTGTCGTTGATATTCCGAAAGATGCAACCAACCCAGCAGAAAAGTTTGCCTACGAATATCCAGAAAAAGTGAAGATGCGTTCTTATCAACCACCGCATCGTGGTCACTCTGGTCAAATTCGTAAAGCGATTGATGAACTGATTAATGCGAAACGTCCTGTCATTTATACAGGTGGTGGTGTTGTTCAAGGTAATGCTTCTGCTTTATTAACTGAATTGGCACATTTATTGGGCTATCCAGTGACCAATACTTTAATGGGTTTAGGTGCTTTCCCGGGCAATGATGAGCAGTTCATCGGAATGTTGGGCATGCATGGTACGTATGAAGCGAATATGACCATGCACAATGCGGATGTGATTTTGTGTGTAGGCGCGCGCTTTGATGACCGCGTAACCAATAATCCTGCAAAATTCTGTCCAAATGCCAAAGTCATTCATATTGATATCGACCCAGCGACGATTTCAAAAACCATTATTGCGCATATTCCAATTGTGGGTGCGGTAGAGCCTGTTCTTCAGGAAATGTTGGCACAGCTAAAACAAATGAATGTGTCTAAGCCAAATCCTGAAGTGATTGCAGCTTGGTGGTCGCAAATCAATGAATGGCGCAAAGTACATGGTTTGAATTATGACAAACCAACCGATGGTTCAATGAAGCCACAGCAAGTAGTTGAAGCATTGGATAAAATTACCAATAGCCAAGCGATTATTACGTCGGATGTTGGTCAGCATCAGATGTTTGGTGCGCTTTACTATAAATACACACGTCCACGTCAATGGATTAACTCGGGTGGTTTAGGGACGATGGGTGTGGGCTTGCCTTATGCAATGGCAGCCAAATTAGCCTTCCCAGACCAGCAAGTGGTGTGTATTACGGGCGAAGCATCAATTCAGATGTGTATTCAAGAACTTTCTACCTGTAAGCAATATGGCTTAAATGTAAAAATTCTCTGCTTGAATAACCGTGCTTTGGGTATGGTAAAACAGTGGCAAGACATGAACTATGAAGGACGTCATTCAAGTTCTTATGTAGAGTCGCTGCCTGATTTTTCTAAGTTGATGGAAGCATATGGTCACGTTGGTATCCAAATTGACCATGCGGATGAGTTAGAGTCGAAGCTTGCTGAAGCAATGGCGATTAACGATAAATGCGTATTTATTAATGTCATGGTTGACCGTACCGAGCATGTTTATCCAATGCTTATTGCGGGTCAGTCGATGAAAGATATGTGGTTAGGTAAAGGGGAGCGCACGTCATGA
- the ilvN gene encoding acetolactate synthase small subunit — translation MRHIISVLVENEAGALSRLVGLFSQRNYNIETLNVAPTEDPTLSRLTLTTYGDDHKIEQITKQLNKLVEVVKVVDLSEGAHIERELMLIKVKSLGSARAEIKRTADIFRAQIVDVTPTTYTIQIAGTTEKIDGFIDALAENTILEVVRSGVSGIARGEKVLTI, via the coding sequence ATGAGACATATTATCTCTGTCCTTGTAGAAAACGAAGCTGGTGCGCTTTCTCGTTTGGTGGGTTTATTTTCTCAACGTAATTATAACATTGAGACCTTAAACGTTGCGCCAACTGAAGACCCGACCTTATCTCGTTTGACATTAACGACTTATGGTGATGACCATAAAATTGAACAAATCACCAAACAACTCAACAAATTGGTTGAAGTGGTGAAAGTGGTTGATTTGTCTGAAGGTGCGCACATTGAGCGTGAATTGATGTTGATTAAAGTCAAATCACTCGGTTCGGCGCGTGCTGAAATTAAACGAACTGCGGACATTTTCCGTGCGCAAATTGTTGATGTCACCCCAACGACTTATACCATTCAAATCGCGGGTACGACTGAAAAAATTGATGGTTTTATTGATGCTCTAGCAGAGAATACCATTCTTGAAGTTGTACGCTCTGGTGTTTCAGGCATCGCGCGTGGCGAAAAAGTTTTAACCATTTAA
- the ilvC gene encoding ketol-acid reductoisomerase — protein sequence MQIFYDKDCDLSIIQSKKVAIIGYGSQGHAHALNLKDSGVDVTVGLRAGSTSWKKAENSGLKVAEVPAAVAQADVVMILTPDEFQSQLYRDVIEPNIKQGATLAFAHGFSVLYNQVVPRADLDVIMVAPKAPGHTVRSEYQRGSGVPDLIAIHQDASGNARNLALSYASGVGGGRTGIIETSFREETETDLFGEQAVLCGGAVELVKMGFETLVEAGYAPEMAYFECLHELKLIVDLMFEGGIADMNYSVSNNAEYGEYVTGTEVINEQSREAMRNALKRIQSGEYAKMFINEGALNYPSMTARRRQNAAHGIEVTGGKLRAMMPWIQANKIVDKEKN from the coding sequence ATGCAAATTTTTTACGATAAAGACTGCGACTTATCTATCATCCAATCTAAGAAAGTAGCGATCATTGGTTACGGTTCACAAGGTCACGCGCACGCGCTTAACCTTAAAGATTCTGGTGTAGACGTAACTGTTGGTTTACGCGCAGGTTCTACTTCTTGGAAAAAAGCTGAAAATTCGGGTCTTAAAGTTGCTGAAGTTCCTGCTGCTGTAGCACAAGCTGACGTAGTCATGATCTTGACTCCAGATGAGTTCCAATCACAACTTTACCGTGACGTGATTGAGCCAAACATCAAACAAGGCGCGACATTAGCATTTGCTCATGGTTTCTCTGTACTTTATAACCAAGTTGTTCCACGTGCTGACCTTGATGTAATCATGGTTGCTCCAAAAGCACCAGGTCATACTGTACGTTCTGAATACCAACGTGGTTCAGGTGTTCCTGACTTAATCGCAATTCATCAAGATGCCTCTGGTAATGCACGTAACCTAGCACTTTCTTATGCTTCAGGCGTAGGTGGTGGTCGTACGGGTATTATCGAGACTTCATTCCGTGAAGAAACTGAAACTGACTTATTCGGTGAGCAAGCAGTTCTTTGTGGTGGTGCAGTTGAATTGGTTAAAATGGGCTTCGAAACTTTGGTTGAAGCGGGTTATGCGCCTGAAATGGCTTACTTCGAATGCTTGCACGAACTTAAGTTAATCGTTGACTTGATGTTTGAAGGCGGTATCGCGGACATGAACTATTCAGTATCAAACAATGCTGAGTATGGTGAATATGTAACGGGTACTGAAGTAATTAACGAACAGTCTCGTGAAGCGATGCGTAATGCACTTAAACGTATCCAATCTGGTGAATACGCGAAGATGTTCATTAACGAAGGTGCGTTGAACTACCCATCAATGACTGCTCGTCGTCGTCAAAATGCAGCGCATGGCATTGAAGTAACAGGTGGTAAGTTACGTGCGATGATGCCTTGGATTCAAGCGAACAAGATTGTAGATAAAGAGAAAAACTAA
- a CDS encoding fimbrial biogenesis chaperone, giving the protein MRKIILFLILSSLSNFLIAGIKFTPVQLYLGDKNKQQRSTTVIVESSDFDRSKIFELSAVKWSQNEKGEDVLEEEKNILFNPKIFELKPESKQIVRIGFSQPFTGNELDREKTWRVIFNEVTPVADDEAINFQFNFSLPLFVGKQDKTNLDVKLKTINNNMMVDIQNIAKSHVQITDIRLVDSQNKELLQKSFNRYLLVGQKYTFDLGNLSKKPNDKIKVKIKTDKDGDLLEY; this is encoded by the coding sequence ATGAGAAAAATAATTTTATTCTTAATTTTAAGTAGCTTAAGTAATTTTTTAATTGCAGGAATTAAGTTTACACCAGTACAACTTTATTTAGGTGATAAAAATAAGCAACAGAGAAGTACCACAGTCATTGTGGAAAGTTCTGATTTTGATCGTTCTAAAATTTTTGAGTTGTCTGCTGTGAAATGGAGCCAAAATGAAAAAGGAGAGGATGTCCTTGAAGAAGAAAAAAACATTTTATTCAATCCTAAGATTTTTGAGTTAAAACCAGAAAGTAAACAAATTGTTCGTATTGGGTTTAGTCAACCCTTTACAGGGAACGAGCTAGATCGTGAAAAAACTTGGCGCGTTATTTTTAATGAAGTTACCCCAGTAGCAGATGATGAGGCAATAAATTTTCAGTTTAACTTTTCATTACCTTTATTTGTAGGTAAACAAGATAAAACTAATCTTGATGTAAAACTTAAAACGATAAATAATAATATGATGGTCGATATTCAAAATATTGCAAAATCACATGTACAAATTACAGATATTCGATTGGTAGATAGCCAGAACAAGGAATTGTTGCAGAAAAGCTTTAATCGATATTTACTTGTTGGACAAAAATATACATTTGATTTGGGTAATTTATCTAAGAAACCAAATGATAAAATAAAAGTGAAAATTAAAACTGATAAAGATGGAGATTTATTAGAATATTAA
- a CDS encoding fimbria/pilus outer membrane usher protein — MKCFRVVLVFFSAVGIAQANVDSLAERDAGALIVNVWLNGVDRNIETVLLVTKDGEYIECKTLNELGVDPSKFVKNHGQDGFCLMRGSDIKFQKDDALQAIKIDLPASYFKDNNYESIVVTPARANFGGFINYDFFYSKDDFSNDFNAYSEIGVFKDYWLFNNAILYKDSPDVGEKQFLRVSSLFELEFPEKYLKLRIGDNTSVYNSLTNSFRYGGISFGTNYTDRPDFVYWNMPTLQGSAALPSTVDLYINGVNLYKQSITPGNYSLQSGATIDQAGEARVVVQDILGNQTVQSFPIYISSQLLRVGLNEYDISLGKLRYNYDEDDSDYRDFFSKVFFRRGVAASTTLGFDATYSKDVSNISFMWTQGVSKFVLLDTAYAVSDYNGDIGHAASASVSRNFGTWSFGLNSHYYTEKFQQLGFDEYDFNTKISNLAYINFSNLRFVDGFNLSYVDNKNYKVDGFESVDSKIINMGVQKLLTKNLYTSLNYFKNFEDGDDSFNIVFSYNWGNRGSIDLEHSTDNGETVLSYSENSLLQNGLDYSVAVSNVDSEFNYHGYGLYKTNIGDFRASYDEYTNNKVTQAQYRGATVLLGNKLSATKYVDNAFSLVNIDGMKDVDVLRSLSVVGKTNDKGYLFVHDIIPYINYDISYDQNQLPLDYTFDQPVQKLSALNQRGYILDFKVAKTKKFVVHLKDSNNNNFPVGTVVKINSNEDESYFIDSNGLVYLYLSKPVKYDLKLAMQEGKTCNTSFSISQTQIDNSNDAQVINLVCK, encoded by the coding sequence ATGAAATGTTTTAGAGTTGTTCTTGTTTTTTTTAGTGCAGTCGGGATAGCGCAAGCAAATGTTGATTCATTAGCAGAAAGGGATGCAGGGGCACTAATTGTAAATGTTTGGTTAAATGGCGTAGATCGGAATATTGAAACAGTACTATTAGTCACTAAGGATGGTGAATATATAGAATGTAAAACATTAAACGAATTAGGTGTTGATCCTTCCAAATTTGTAAAGAACCATGGTCAAGATGGTTTCTGTTTAATGCGTGGTTCCGATATAAAATTTCAAAAAGATGATGCACTTCAGGCAATTAAAATTGACTTACCTGCATCTTATTTTAAAGATAATAATTATGAGAGTATAGTTGTTACCCCGGCAAGAGCAAATTTTGGGGGGTTCATTAATTATGATTTCTTTTATTCTAAAGATGACTTTTCGAATGATTTTAATGCCTATTCAGAAATTGGGGTATTTAAAGATTACTGGTTATTCAATAATGCAATTTTATATAAAGATTCACCAGATGTAGGGGAAAAGCAGTTTTTACGTGTCAGTTCATTGTTTGAACTTGAATTTCCTGAAAAATATTTAAAATTAAGAATTGGGGATAATACGAGTGTCTATAACTCGTTAACAAATTCATTCCGATATGGTGGGATCAGTTTCGGTACAAACTATACAGATCGTCCAGATTTTGTATATTGGAATATGCCAACTTTACAAGGAAGTGCTGCATTACCATCAACCGTAGATTTATATATTAATGGCGTAAACTTATATAAACAGTCGATAACACCAGGTAATTATTCTTTACAAAGTGGAGCAACGATTGACCAAGCAGGTGAGGCGAGGGTTGTTGTACAAGATATTCTGGGAAATCAGACCGTACAGAGTTTCCCTATTTATATTAGTAGTCAATTACTGCGTGTGGGTTTAAATGAATACGATATTTCTTTAGGTAAGTTAAGATATAACTATGATGAAGATGATAGTGATTATCGTGATTTCTTTTCAAAAGTATTTTTCCGTCGAGGGGTTGCTGCAAGTACAACCTTGGGATTTGATGCAACTTACTCAAAAGATGTGAGTAATATAAGCTTTATGTGGACTCAAGGTGTAAGTAAGTTTGTTTTACTTGATACTGCATATGCTGTGAGTGATTATAATGGAGATATTGGGCATGCAGCTTCTGCTTCAGTGAGCAGAAATTTTGGAACTTGGTCTTTTGGTTTAAATAGTCATTATTATACTGAAAAGTTTCAACAGTTAGGTTTTGATGAATATGATTTTAATACTAAAATATCTAATCTGGCTTATATAAACTTCTCTAATCTCAGATTTGTTGATGGTTTTAATTTGAGTTATGTTGATAATAAAAACTATAAAGTTGATGGTTTTGAATCGGTTGATAGTAAAATTATAAATATGGGTGTTCAGAAACTATTAACTAAAAATTTGTATACAAGTTTAAATTATTTTAAAAATTTTGAAGATGGTGATGATAGTTTTAATATCGTCTTTAGTTACAACTGGGGTAATAGAGGGAGTATTGATTTAGAGCATAGTACGGATAATGGTGAAACTGTATTAAGTTATTCTGAAAATAGCTTGTTGCAAAACGGTTTAGATTATTCGGTTGCTGTTTCTAATGTTGATAGTGAATTTAATTATCATGGTTATGGATTGTATAAAACTAATATTGGTGATTTTAGAGCATCTTATGATGAATATACGAATAATAAGGTAACTCAAGCTCAATATCGTGGAGCAACAGTTCTTTTGGGTAATAAGCTCTCAGCAACAAAATATGTGGATAATGCTTTTTCCTTAGTTAATATTGATGGTATGAAAGATGTCGATGTATTAAGGTCATTGTCAGTTGTTGGTAAGACGAATGATAAAGGGTATCTTTTTGTACATGATATTATTCCTTATATTAATTATGATATTTCTTATGATCAAAATCAGTTGCCTTTGGATTATACCTTTGATCAGCCTGTACAGAAATTAAGTGCATTAAATCAAAGGGGTTATATTCTAGATTTCAAAGTTGCAAAAACCAAGAAATTTGTAGTTCATTTAAAAGATTCAAACAATAATAATTTTCCTGTTGGGACAGTTGTAAAAATTAATAGTAATGAGGATGAAAGTTACTTTATTGATAGTAATGGTTTAGTTTATTTGTATCTTTCAAAACCAGTAAAATATGATCTAAAACTAGCAATGCAGGAGGGAAAAACTTGTAATACATCTTTCAGTATTTCGCAGACTCAAATTGATAATAGCAATGATGCACAAGTCATCAATTTAGTTTGTAAGTAA
- a CDS encoding glycosyltransferase family 4 protein produces MSYISTASLLKQQDFPDSFKFYFKLHQNKNSKEEVNVLNDLVRPRLKIAIVTETWPPEVNGVALSLMHLCRGLQKQGHKILLIRPNQTVQSVEFAPNKECLVTAQSIPKYPSLQFGWPQFLKVANALDEFMPNVVHIVTEGPLGLTALHAAKSRNIPVSSGFHSPFQDFSRFFDLAFLVKPIQHYLRWFHNNTQLTCVPSKDTQNALKQFGITCPLVIVGRGVDTQQFSPVHRSDAYRCIWGADCHTTVMLYVGRLSPEKEIDVLIRNYICMLQRGEKYYKLVITGDGPDRQRLETLGESHGVIFTGSLTGKNLASVYASADVFVFASQVETFGNVVLEAMASGLPVVAYNYACAHAHIEQGKTGWLSPLNDVNAFSRHMQNLPRRQQLNSMGQSARLNVMEMGWHHPVTQLEQALYQVAKETRMIA; encoded by the coding sequence ATGTCTTACATATCCACTGCGAGCCTGTTAAAACAACAAGATTTTCCAGACAGTTTTAAGTTTTATTTTAAATTACACCAAAACAAAAACAGCAAAGAAGAAGTAAATGTTTTAAATGATCTGGTTCGCCCACGGTTAAAAATCGCAATTGTCACAGAAACATGGCCACCAGAAGTGAATGGAGTGGCTTTGTCATTGATGCATCTTTGTAGAGGGCTGCAAAAGCAGGGGCATAAAATCTTGCTGATTCGTCCGAATCAAACCGTACAAAGTGTGGAGTTTGCCCCAAATAAAGAATGTTTGGTTACAGCACAAAGTATTCCTAAATATCCAAGCTTGCAATTTGGTTGGCCTCAGTTTCTAAAAGTAGCAAATGCCTTAGACGAGTTTATGCCGAATGTTGTACATATTGTGACGGAAGGGCCATTGGGGCTTACAGCCTTGCATGCTGCTAAAAGTCGTAATATTCCTGTATCTAGTGGTTTTCATTCACCTTTTCAGGATTTCAGTCGTTTCTTTGATTTGGCTTTTTTGGTGAAACCGATACAACATTATTTACGTTGGTTTCATAATAATACCCAACTGACCTGTGTTCCGAGTAAAGATACGCAAAATGCCTTAAAACAATTTGGAATTACTTGCCCGTTGGTTATAGTGGGGCGGGGTGTAGACACGCAGCAATTTTCTCCCGTACATCGCTCTGATGCATATCGGTGCATTTGGGGGGCAGACTGTCATACCACAGTGATGCTTTATGTGGGACGCTTGTCACCCGAAAAAGAAATCGATGTACTGATTCGTAACTATATATGTATGCTGCAACGTGGCGAAAAATATTATAAATTGGTGATTACGGGCGATGGACCTGACCGTCAACGCCTAGAGACTTTAGGTGAATCACATGGCGTGATCTTTACTGGAAGTTTAACTGGTAAGAATCTTGCAAGTGTTTATGCAAGTGCAGATGTCTTTGTATTTGCCAGCCAAGTAGAAACCTTTGGTAACGTTGTTTTAGAAGCAATGGCGAGTGGTTTACCTGTTGTGGCATATAATTACGCATGTGCTCATGCACATATTGAACAGGGCAAAACAGGATGGCTGAGTCCATTAAATGATGTCAATGCATTTTCGAGACACATGCAGAATTTACCAAGACGACAACAACTGAATAGTATGGGACAAAGTGCCCGTCTGAATGTAATGGAAATGGGCTGGCATCATCCCGTGACTCAACTAGAACAAGCCCTATATCAGGTGGCAAAGGAAACCCGAATGATCGCGTAA
- a CDS encoding phosphatase PAP2 family protein, with protein sequence MNFKNAKIKILDLDLKGCLYLNHFSHSERVALFFKLISRLGDGFFWYIMLMSLWILQGLSYSLQMLYLILGSLLGTAIYKILKTKTVRPRPYQVHQVIRLCERPLDHFSFPSGHTLHAVMASMVIGYVQPILLVLMLPFTVLVALSRMVLGLHYPSDVAVGAVIGASVAAVIIACAPMFSMVL encoded by the coding sequence ATGAATTTTAAGAATGCAAAAATAAAAATACTCGATCTCGACTTAAAAGGTTGTTTATATCTGAACCATTTTTCCCATTCAGAGCGAGTGGCACTTTTTTTCAAACTGATTAGCCGATTAGGTGATGGTTTTTTCTGGTACATCATGTTGATGAGCCTTTGGATATTGCAAGGTTTGTCCTATAGCTTGCAAATGCTGTATTTGATTTTGGGTTCTTTATTGGGTACGGCCATTTATAAAATTCTAAAAACTAAAACGGTGCGCCCACGACCTTATCAGGTGCATCAAGTGATTCGTCTTTGTGAGCGTCCTTTGGATCATTTTAGTTTTCCATCAGGACATACTTTGCATGCAGTGATGGCGAGTATGGTGATTGGTTATGTTCAGCCCATCTTATTGGTCTTAATGTTGCCTTTTACTGTGTTAGTGGCCTTGTCCCGTATGGTGCTAGGCTTACATTATCCAAGTGATGTTGCTGTTGGTGCTGTGATAGGTGCGAGTGTTGCCGCAGTGATTATTGCCTGTGCACCTATGTTTAGCATGGTCTTGTAG
- the iscX gene encoding Fe-S cluster assembly protein IscX, which translates to MGLRWTDTMDIAIELYEAHPDVDPQWIRFTDLHAWVCALPDFSDDPTKSTEGLLEAIQMAWIDEAS; encoded by the coding sequence ATGGGTTTACGTTGGACAGATACCATGGATATCGCGATTGAACTATATGAAGCACATCCAGATGTGGACCCGCAATGGATTCGTTTTACCGACTTACACGCGTGGGTGTGTGCTTTGCCTGACTTTAGTGATGATCCAACGAAGTCGACTGAAGGTTTGCTTGAAGCAATTCAAATGGCGTGGATTGACGAAGCCAGCTAA
- the ndk gene encoding nucleoside-diphosphate kinase, producing the protein MAIERTLSIVKPDAVAKNHIGDIFARFEKAGLQIVATKMKHLTQTEAEGFYAEHKERGFFADLVAFMTSGPVVVSVLEGENAVLAHREILGATNPKEAAPGTIRADFAVSIDENAAHGSDSVASADREVNYFFAQTEIAPRTR; encoded by the coding sequence ATGGCTATTGAACGTACTTTATCTATCGTAAAACCAGACGCAGTTGCTAAAAACCACATCGGTGACATCTTTGCTCGTTTTGAAAAAGCTGGTCTTCAAATCGTTGCAACTAAAATGAAACACTTGACTCAAACTGAAGCTGAAGGTTTCTACGCAGAACACAAAGAACGCGGTTTCTTTGCTGACTTAGTTGCGTTTATGACTTCTGGTCCAGTTGTTGTTTCAGTTCTTGAAGGCGAAAACGCAGTTCTTGCTCACCGCGAAATCCTTGGCGCAACTAACCCTAAAGAAGCTGCTCCAGGTACAATCCGCGCTGACTTCGCTGTAAGCATCGACGAAAATGCTGCACACGGTTCTGACTCTGTAGCATCTGCTGATCGTGAAGTTAACTACTTCTTCGCTCAAACTGAGATTGCTCCGCGTACTCGTTAA
- the rlmN gene encoding 23S rRNA (adenine(2503)-C(2))-methyltransferase RlmN, with the protein MSTEVVVSSATSDESQQSLSTPTQQPSVEKVNLLGMSRLELEQFFEAMGEKKFRAGQVMKWIHQYFVTDFAEMTNISGKLREKLERVCEIKAPEVVHRNYSKDGTRKWVFRVGGGAGSLVETVLIPAEDKTGARKTLCISSQVGCALDCSFCSTGKQGFQRDLTPAEIIGQLWMANYSYMEEVPVAERERTVTNVVMMGMGEPLLNYDAVLSAMRLMLDDFAYGMSKRRVTLSTSGVVPKIDQLAQDIDVALAISLHAPNDELRNELVPINKKYPLDQLIAACQRYLAKDGNESARRHVTIEYVMLDGVNDHPEHAQQLLKLLKNLPSKINLIPFNPFPHAPYGRSSRNRIISFQKTLSDAGFVCTIRQTRGDDIDAACGQLVGQVADRTRRAEQWKKKVAERNEILRSNG; encoded by the coding sequence ATGAGTACTGAAGTGGTCGTTTCATCTGCAACGTCTGATGAATCGCAACAATCTTTGTCCACTCCAACACAGCAACCTTCTGTGGAAAAAGTGAATTTACTGGGCATGTCACGTCTTGAACTGGAACAATTCTTTGAAGCTATGGGTGAAAAGAAATTCCGCGCAGGACAGGTGATGAAGTGGATCCATCAATATTTTGTGACTGATTTTGCTGAAATGACCAACATTTCAGGCAAGTTGCGTGAAAAATTAGAGCGCGTATGTGAAATTAAAGCGCCAGAAGTCGTACACCGTAATTATTCTAAAGATGGCACGCGTAAATGGGTATTCCGTGTAGGTGGTGGTGCTGGTTCATTGGTTGAAACCGTACTTATTCCTGCCGAAGATAAAACAGGTGCGCGTAAAACTTTGTGTATTTCTTCACAAGTGGGTTGTGCCCTAGATTGTTCATTCTGTTCTACGGGTAAGCAAGGTTTCCAACGTGATTTAACACCTGCGGAAATTATTGGCCAATTGTGGATGGCAAACTACTCCTATATGGAAGAAGTACCTGTTGCTGAGCGTGAACGTACCGTGACCAATGTAGTCATGATGGGAATGGGCGAACCATTACTCAATTATGATGCGGTCTTAAGCGCTATGCGATTGATGCTGGACGATTTTGCTTATGGTATGTCGAAACGTCGCGTGACCCTGTCAACGTCAGGTGTCGTGCCAAAAATCGATCAGTTGGCACAAGATATTGATGTGGCTTTAGCGATTTCGCTACATGCCCCAAATGATGAATTGCGTAATGAATTGGTACCAATTAATAAGAAATATCCGTTGGATCAGTTGATTGCAGCATGTCAGCGCTATTTGGCGAAAGATGGTAATGAAAGTGCACGCCGTCATGTCACCATTGAATATGTGATGTTGGATGGGGTGAATGATCACCCTGAACATGCACAACAACTATTGAAATTGTTAAAGAATTTACCAAGTAAAATTAATTTAATTCCCTTTAATCCGTTTCCACACGCACCATACGGGCGCTCAAGTCGTAACCGTATTATTTCTTTCCAAAAAACTTTGTCTGATGCTGGATTTGTGTGTACGATTCGTCAGACACGTGGTGATGATATTGATGCTGCATGTGGACAGTTGGTGGGTCAGGTGGCCGACCGTACACGTCGCGCAGAGCAGTGGAAGAAAAAAGTGGCTGAGCGGAATGAGATTTTGCGCTCAAACGGATAA